TGGCCGCGCGTGCGCTGCGGTGCCGGCAGGCTGCCGAACAGGTCATTCATCGTCGCTTGCGGGCCCAGCAGGGCGCGTACGAGCTGCACGCGTTGCTGGCGGCGCTGTTCCATCGCGTCCAGCTCGGGCGTGAGTTCGTCGGCCAGCTGGGCCAGTTCCGTGCCGCGATGGCGCAGGGCGGCCTGGAACTGGCGTTCCAGCAGGTCGCGGATCGTGCCGCAGGTGCCAAGGTCGGCCTGGATGCCGTCCAGCAGGCGCGCGACGGCCTGGTCGCGGGTCATGCGGCTCATCGGATTCACGCCTTGTTGCCGCTGCCGTGGAAGCGCTGGATCAGGCCGGCCAGCCGGCCCGCGTCGAACGGCAGCTCGCCCTTAGCCAGCGCGTCGCGCAGCTCGGCCACGCGGGCGGCGTCGAAGTCGGGCAGGGCTTTGATCGCTTTCTGCGCCGGTTGCAGCACGGCGGATTCGAGCGCGTCGGCGCCCGCGGGGGCGGCAGCGGGTGCCGCGGCCGGCGCGGCGGCGCCGCCCACCTGCGGGGCGATCGAGACGGAAGGTGTGGAGGCGCTGGAGATCTTCATGCGTGGTCCTCGGGTTTTCGATTGAATCGTCATGGTTTCTTTACCATCTGGCTGCGCAGTGCCTTGAGCTCCGTATCGTTGGTCTTCGCCGTGGACGCATCCTCTGTCAGGGACTCGGTGGCCGGTGGCGCGCCGAACATGGTCTTGACGGCGGCGGACTGCTTGCTCGTCAGGATCAGCAGTTCGATGCGGCGGTTGGGCGAAGCATCCGGATGCGCCGGATCGATCGGGGCCCGGTCGGCCATGCCGACCAGCTGCAGGATCGTATCGCCCCGCATGCCGCCGATGAGCAGCTCGGACCGCGCCGCCAGAGCGCGGTTGACCGACAAGCTCCAGTTGGAGTAGCTCGCCGGACCCGCATTAGTGTACTGCAAGGAATCCGTGTGGCCCACAATCAACATCTGGTTTTCCATCTTTTCGAACAGCGGCGCCATCGCACGCAACAGTTTTGCGAACTTCGGGGTCGGCAGCGGGCTGCCGCGCACGAACATGCCCTGGTGGTCGGTGTCGTGCAGCATCACGCGCAAGCCGTCCGGCGTGATCACGGTGGCAAGGTTCGACGCGAGGCCGGCGTCCGCGCTCATCTGTTCCAGCTGGTGCGCGAGCGCCGCCAGTTCCGATGGCGATTCGTATTTCGTGCGCACCGTCGACGTGTTCGATTTGGCACCGCTGCCGGGACCTTCGCTGCCGCCATTGCTCTTGGGAAGCTGGAAGCGTTCGATCAGGCTGCCGGCCGGGCTCGACTTGATTTCGGGCTTGCCGCCGGTGCCTTCGATCAAGCCGCTTGCCGTGTTGTCGCGCACGATGTTCTTGACCCGCTCGGCGTCACGCGAGGCGATCAGCCACAACACGAGGAACAGCGCCATCAGCGCCATGCAGAAATCGGCGAACGCCACCTTCCACGCAC
This genomic stretch from Massilia putida harbors:
- the flgM gene encoding flagellar biosynthesis anti-sigma factor FlgM, with amino-acid sequence MKISSASTPSVSIAPQVGGAAAPAAAPAAAPAGADALESAVLQPAQKAIKALPDFDAARVAELRDALAKGELPFDAGRLAGLIQRFHGSGNKA
- the flgN gene encoding flagellar export chaperone FlgN, with translation MSRMTRDQAVARLLDGIQADLGTCGTIRDLLERQFQAALRHRGTELAQLADELTPELDAMEQRRQQRVQLVRALLGPQATMNDLFGSLPAPQRTRGQTDWDKLEALVRDCKQATTRNGSLMAEQFTIMQRLLHGEDDTYAPR
- a CDS encoding flagellar motor protein MotB, whose protein sequence is MQATKKGPDKHHEATIVKRGGGKHHDDEHGGAWKVAFADFCMALMALFLVLWLIASRDAERVKNIVRDNTASGLIEGTGGKPEIKSSPAGSLIERFQLPKSNGGSEGPGSGAKSNTSTVRTKYESPSELAALAHQLEQMSADAGLASNLATVITPDGLRVMLHDTDHQGMFVRGSPLPTPKFAKLLRAMAPLFEKMENQMLIVGHTDSLQYTNAGPASYSNWSLSVNRALAARSELLIGGMRGDTILQLVGMADRAPIDPAHPDASPNRRIELLILTSKQSAAVKTMFGAPPATESLTEDASTAKTNDTELKALRSQMVKKP